One window from the genome of Epinephelus moara isolate mb chromosome 5, YSFRI_EMoa_1.0, whole genome shotgun sequence encodes:
- the si:ch211-69b7.6 gene encoding neuroblast differentiation-associated protein AHNAK isoform X19 → MPSHRRGRSLSDALTLERSEEGGLYVSSINQNAAANRGLREGDELLGATIDFDQLSKDEVYKVLRLMEPFDGKMKVLTRNNKSKSLGNLDQCDKTPETMLNDAYSKLYNAKIKKFMKDDLPGAWEGSVNEVTAKPTVPGSSKVNLKHDMRGLPRLGVDFGFIKPKTLTTDIDADSQSDDAEEQMKYDSNLNLPPLGLGLNGTALSGAQAPRLKVNARSPQFNAPDFHLSGTLPEGPNVNTTAGLQLPNTDSPSVDLTMPNLGLESNGTFRAPEMGMDLTGSDVSTPDIGINLNGGNISGPSFDTDVPKVAIEGTNKEFKMPKFKVPDMGLSGPSFSGPEGEVKIPDVGMPDVPSGKLGLKYSKRLKNPDLNVDYPSSYVESPKLQLSGTSPDLDLEMPDVDVSQLDINGPDINMPSGKVKVPFKKPKIDLRYPDLDVDAPSGKLTKPKFDVKTPDLSLKSPKIKGGIHAPDINLPKADLKGPKLGIGTPSVDTKLPSGKYKAPRFKMPKFDLPDIEVPDFNGDFKGPDVRLAAPDLRAGIADPNIDIKVPSADLDVSAPKFKGGIGLKDPKLDLNTPDMDINMPSGKLGIGADAPSGKLKLPKFKLFGTLSKKKDLDVNAGLKTPELALKSPKIKGMDVDLSKPGFDMDAPSLDLTLPKGPNLDMNTDLKSPDLNLKAPKIKGGIDAPDLDLPNMDLKAPKLDVNTPNINMGSPKAKLKMPKIKMPKFSGPSLKGPEIDGNFDGPDMDINAPNFNLKGPKADLEMPDLDISGPSGKFKKPNFNLPDFGLSGPKLDGPNLGLKSPDLNLSGPNLSGGLNAPDINMPKVDLKSPKLDLNAPKLNLDMLSGKLKMPELNAPDWDVNAPSGKLKMPKLNLSGTLPKGPNLDINTDFKSPDLNLKAPKIKGGIDAPDLDLPNMDLKAPKLDVNTPDINIGSPKTNFKMPKMKMPKFSGPSLKGPEIDGNFDGPDMDINAPNFNLKGPKADLEMPDLDISGPSGKFKKPNINLPDFGLSGPKLDGPNLGLKSPDLNLSGPNLSGGLNAPDINMPKVDLKSPKLDLNAPKLNLDMPSGKLKMPELNAPDWDVNAPSGKLKMPKLNLSGTLPKGPNLDINTDFRSPDLNLKAPKIKGGIDAPDFDLPNMDLKAPKLDVNTPDLNIGSPKTKFKMPKLKMPKFNFPGLKTPEFDGNLDGPDVDVNVPNVNLKGPKADLEMPDLDISGPSGKFKKPNFNLPDFGLSGPKLDGPDLGLKSPDLDLSGPNLSGGLNAPDINMPKVHLKSPKLDLNAPELNLDMPSGKLKMPELNAPDWDVNAPSGKLKMPKLNLSGTLPKGPNLDINTDFKSPDLNLKAPKIKGGIDAPDLDLPNMDLKAPKLDVNTPDINIGSPKTKFKMPKLKMPKFNFPGLKTPEFDGNLDGPDVDVNAPNFNLKGPKADLEMPDLGISGPSGKFKKPNFNLPDFGLSGPKLDGPNLGLKSPDLDLSGPNLSGGLNAPDINMPKVDLKSPKLDLNAPKLNLDMPSGKLKMPELNAPDWDVNAPSGKLKMPKLNLSGTLPKGPNLDINTDFKSPDLNLKAPKIKSGIEAPDLDLPNMDLKAPKLDVNTPDINIGSPKTKFKMPKLKMPKFNFPGLKTPEIDGNLDGPDVDINAPNVNLKGPKTDFEIPDVDFGSPTGKFKFPDVGFSSPKLDAPNFDFKSPDLNAKLPKGPNLNINSDLKAPDFNLKAPKLKGGIDAPKFGLPNMDLKAPKLDMNTPDVSLGLPDAKFKKPEIKMPKGPNIDINGDLQGPDLNIPNLDVSGPEGKFKMPSLNTPDLNLSGPKAKIPDMNLSGPKLKGPDISMPDIDLPNASFKGPKLDLNAKRPDLGIDGNIGQPDMRFTAPNVKGGIRGPDIGMNIPSGNIQGPDADLDLAERKFKLPSFKMPQFGSPDLNGVGSDIDFGASLKPTNLDISPPNAKVNMKPMQLVGDFTGPNVSVPNMPNAAMRSPQLNVNAPNMPNAAMRGPQLNINAPNMPNAAMRGPQLNVNAPNMPNASMRGPQLNVRAPNMLKASMQSPQLNVNAPNMPNAAMRKPQLHLKSPDLNIDDPSLHFRGPSYRNRRSDIPGVNMRMAVLDVDRVDFSHTDLNIDDFTGKEHVLRARGSKPNLQAPPNYGQVISPSGVNIGMRDPRHSRRSPPGDMYSRQHGTMQPVTYARLPHVSQDPRVRVPGGSDGYYITVFDKQAQNQRMPNRKYNTLGGPGFHPQDIDLEVPEKNYQKGGSTFFFSDLM, encoded by the exons ATG CCGTCTCACCGCAGGGGAAGGAGTCTCTCCGACGCCCTGACCCTGGAGCGATCAGAGGAGGGAGGGCTGTACGTTTCCAGCATCAACCAAAATGCCGCAGCCAATCGAGGACTTAGAGAAG gggATGAACTCTTGGGGGCAACAATTGATTTTGATCAACTTTCAAAAGATGAAGTATATAAAGTACTGAGGCTGATGGAGCCATTTGATGGCAAGATGAAAGTCCTCACTAGGAACAACAAGAGCAAGAGCCTCGGAAACTTGGACCAGTGTGACAAGACTCCTGAGACG ATGCTGAATGATGCCTACAGCAAGCTCTACAATGCCAAAATCAAGAAGTTCATGAAAGATGATTTGCCTGGTGCCTGGGAAGGCTCTGTGAACGAGGTTACTGCCAAGCCAACTGTACCAGGCTCATCCAAGGTCAACCTAAAACACGACATGAGGGGGTTGCCTCGCCTCGGAGTTGACTTTGGATTTATAAAACCCAAGACTTTGACCACAGATATTGATGCAGATTCACAATCTGATGATGCCGAAGAACAAATGAAATATGACAGCAATCTGAACCTCCCACCACTGGGACTCGGCTTGAATGGGACTGCTCTCAGTGGAGCTCAGGCGCCAAGACTGAAAGTCAATGCTAGAAGTCCACAGTTTAATGCTCCAGACTTCCATCTGTCTGGAACATTACCAGAGGGTCCAAATGTCAACACCACAGCTGGTCTACAACTGCCAAACACTGACAGTCCATCAGTTGACTTGACAATGCCAAATCTTGGACTGGAAAGCAATGGAACTTTTAGAGCTCCAGAAATGGGTATGGACTTAACAGGTTCAGATGTTAGTACACCTGACATAGGGATAAACCTTAATGGGGGAAATATCAGTGGTCCATCCTTTGACACTGACGTTCCCAAAGTGGCCATTGAAGGAACAAACAAAGAGttcaaaatgccaaaattcaAAGTGCCAGACATGGGCCTCTCTGGACCTTCTTTTAGTGGTCCAGAAGGTGAGGTCAAGATACCAGATGTAGGAATGCCAGATGTTCCCTCAGGTAAACTTGGTCTCAAGTATTCCAAGAGACTGAAAAATCCAGATCTAAATGTGGACTATCCTTCCAGTTATGTAGAATCACCCAAGCTCCAGCTGTCAGGAACATCCCCTGACTTGGACCTAGAAATGCCAGATGTGGATGTATCACAACTTGACATAAATGGGCCGGACATTAACATGCCTTCAGGGAAAGTCAAAGTGCCATTTAAGAAACCAAAGATTGATCTTAGATATCCAGATTTAGATGTGGATGCCCCATCTGGTAAATTGACTAAGCCCAAATTTGACGTTAAAACACCTGACCTTAGTCTCAAATCACCAAAGATAAAAGGTGGAATTCATGCACCTGATATAAATTTACCCAAAGCTGACCTCAAAGGACCAAAGTTAGGCATTGGCACTCCGTCTGTTGACACTAAACTTCCATCTGGAAAATACAAGGCTCCAAGgtttaaaatgcccaaatttgaTTTACCAGACATTGAAGTTCCAGACTTCAATGGAGATTTCAAAGGACCAGATGTGCGGTTGGCAGCACCAGATCTCAGAGCTGGAATTGCAGACCCAAATATTGACATAAAGGTACCCTCAGCTGACTTGGATGTGTCTGCTCCCAAGTTTAAAGGCGGGATTGGCCTCAAAGACCCAAAACTTGACCTTAATACTCCTGATATGGATATTAATATGCCTTCTGGGAAATTAGGCATTGGTGCAGATGCGCCCTCTGGTAAGCTTAAGTTGCCAAAATTTAAGCTTTTTGGCACATTGTCAAAGAAAAAGGATTTGGATGTCAATGCAGGGTTGAAAACACCTGAACTTGCTCTGAAATCCCCAAAGATAAAAGGCATGGATGTAGATTTGTCTAAGCCAGGGTTTGACATGGATGCACCTTCACTTGATCTGACGCTGCCAAAAGGACCAAATTTGGACATGAACACAGACCTGAAATCACCAGATTTAAATCTGAAAGCCCCGAAGATAAAGGGTGGAATTGATGCCCCTGACTTGGACTTGCCAAACATGGACCTTAAAGCTCCAAAGTTAGATGTGAACACTCCAAATATCAACATGGGTTCACCCAAAGCAAAATTAAAGATGCCCAAAATAAAGATGCCTAAATTTAGTGGTCCAAGCCTAAAAGGACCTGAGATTGATGGCAATTTTGATGGCCCAGACATGGATATTAATGCACCCAATTTCAATCTGAAAGGTCCTAAAGCTGATTTAGAAATGCCAGACTTGGATATCAGTGGTCCATCAGGAAAATTCAAAAAGCCAAACTTTAACCTGCCTGATTTTGGGCTTTCTGGTCCAAAGTTAGATGGCCCTAACCTGGGGCTCAAATCACCTGATCTAAATCTATCTGGTCCCAATCTCAGTGGTGGTTTAAATGCACCAGACATAAACATGCCCAAAGTTGATCTTAAAAGCCCCAAACTGGACCTCAATGCCCCGAAGCTCAACTTAGACATGCTGTCAGGTAAACTGAAAATGCCAGAGCTTAATGCTCCAGACTGGGATGTTAATGCTCCCTCAGGCAAATTGAAAATGCCCAAATTAAACCTTTCCGGCACACTGCCAAAGGGACCAAATTTGGACATAAACACTGACTTCAAATCACCAGATTTAAATCTGAAAGCTCCAAAGATAAAGGGTGGAATTGATGCCCCTGACTTGGACTTGCCAAACATGGACCTTAAAGCTCCAAAGTTAGATGTGAACACTCCAGATATCAACATTGGTTCacccaaaacaaatttcaagATGCCCAAAATGAAAATGCCGAAATTTAGTGGTCCAAGCCTAAAAGGACCTGAGATTGATGGCAATTTTGATGGCCCAGACATGGATATTAATGCACCCAATTTCAATCTGAAAGGTCCTAAAGCTGATTTAGAAATGCCAGACTTGGATATCAGTGGTCCATCAGGAAAattcaaaaagccaaacataaATCTTCCAGATTTTGGGCTTTCTGGTCCAAAGTTAGATGGCCCTAACCTGGGGCTCAAATCACCTGATCTAAATCTATCTGGTCCCAATCTCAGTGGTGGTTTAAATGCACCAGACATAAACATGCCCAAGGTTGATCTTAAAAGCCCCAAACTGGACCTCAATGCCCCAAAGCTCAACCTAGATATGCCATCAGGTAAACTGAAAATGCCAGAGCTTAATGCTCCAGACTGGGATGTTAATGCTCCCTCAGGCAAATTGAAAATGCCCAAATTAAACCTTTCTGGCACACTGCCAAAGGGACCAAATTTGGACATAAACACTGACTTCAGATCACCAGATTTAAATCTGAAAGCTCCAAAGATAAAGGGTGGAATTGATGCCCCTGACTTCGACTTGCCAAACATGGACCTTAAAGCTCCAAAGTTAGATGTGAACACTCCAGATCTCAACATTGGTTCACccaaaacaaaattcaaaatgcccAAGcttaaaatgccaaaatttaACTTCCCAGGCCTAAAAACACCTGAATTTGATGGAAACTTGGATGGTCCAGATGTTGATGTAAATGTACCCAATGTCAATCTGAAAGGTCCTAAAGCTGATTTAGAAATGCCAGACTTGGATATCAGTGGTCCATCGGGAAAATTCAAAAAGCCAAACTTTAACCTGCCTGATTTTGGGCTTTCTGGTCCAAAGTTAGATGGCCCCGACCTGGGCCTCAAATCACCTGATCTAGATCTATCTGGTCCCAATCTCAGTGGTGGTTTAAATGCACCAGACATAAACATGCCCAAGGTTCATCTTAAAAGTCCCAAACTGGACCTCAATGCCCCAGAGCTCAACTTAGACATGCCATCAGGTAAACTGAAAATGCCAGAGCTTAATGCTCCAGACTGGGATGTTAATGCTCCCTCAGGCAAATTGAAAATGCCCAAGTTAAACCTTTCCGGCACACTGCCAAAGGGACCAAATTTGGACATAAACACTGACTTCAAATCACCAGATTTAAATCTGAAAGCCCCAAAGATAAAGGGTGGAATTGATGCCCCTGACTTGGACTTGCCAAACATGGACCTTAAAGCTCCAAAGTTAGATGTGAACACTCCAGATATCAACATTGGTTCACccaaaacaaaattcaaaatgcccAAGcttaaaatgccaaaatttaatttcccaGGCCTAAAAACACCTGAATTTGATGGAAACTTGGATGGTCCAGATGTTGATGTAAATGCACCCAATTTCAATCTGAAAGGTCCTAAAGCTGATTTAGAAATGCCAGACTTGGGTATCAGTGGTCCATCAGGAAAATTCAAAAAGCCAAACTTTAACCTGCCTGATTTTGGGCTTTCTGGTCCAAAGTTAGATGGCCCTAACCTGGGCCTCAAATCACCTGATCTAGATCTATCTGGTCCCAATCTCAGTGGTGGTTTAAATGCACCAGACATAAACATGCCCAAGGTTGATCTTAAAAGCCCCAAACTGGACCTCAATGCCCCAAAGCTCAACTTAGACATGCCATCAGGTAAACTAAAAATGCCAGAGCTTAATGCTCCAGACTGGGATGTTAATGCTCCCTCAGGCAAATTGAAAATGCCCAAATTAAATCTTTCCGGCACGCTGCCAAAGG GACCAAATTTGGACATAAACACTGACTTCAAATCACCAGATTTAAATCTGAAAGCTCCAAAGATAAAGAGTGGAATTGAGGCCCCTGACTTGGACTTGCCAAACATGGACCTTAAAGCTCCAAAGTTAGATGTGAACACTCCAGATATCAACATTGGTTCACccaaaacaaaattcaaaatgcccAAACTGAAAATGCCTAAATTTAACTTCCCAGGCCTAAAAACACCTGAAATTGATGGAAACTTGGATGGTCCAGATGTTGACATCAATGCACCCAACGTCAACCTCAAAGGGCCCAAAACTGACTTTGAAATACCAGATGTTGATTTTGGCAGCCCAACAGGAAAATTTAAATTTCCTGATGTGGGCTTTTCTAGTCCAAAGTTAGATGCCCCAAACTTTGACTTtaagtcaccagatctcaatgcCAAATTACCAAAAGGTCCAAATCTGAACATAAATTCAGACCTAAAAGCTCCAGATTTTAATCTCAAAGCTCCAAAATTGAAAGGTGGAATCGATGCCCCTAAATTTGGATTACCAAACATGGATCTTAAGGCACCCAAATTAGATATGAACACTCCAGATGTTAGCCTTGGTCTCCCTGATGCAAAGTTCAAAAAGCCAGAAATCAAGATGCCAAAAGGCCCCAATATTGACATAAATGGGGACCTACAGGGGCCTGACCTGAATATCCCAAATTTAGATGTCAGTGGTCCCGAAGGTAAATTCAAAATGCCAAGTTTGAATACACCAGACCTCAATCTCTCTGGACCTAAGGCCAAAATTCCAGACATGAATCTTTCAGGACCTAAACTGAAAGGCCCTGATATAAGTATGCCAGACATAGATTTGCCTAATGCCAGTTTCAAAGGTCCTAAGCTAGACCTCAATGCGAAACGTCCTGACCTAGGAATAGATGGTAACATAGGGCAACCTGATATGAGATTTACTGCCCCTAATGTCAAAGGAGGAATAAGAGGTCCAGACATTGGTATGAATATTCCCTCAGGCAACATCCAAGGTCCGGACGCTGATCTTGATTTGGCTGAGAGAAAATTCAAACTCCCTTCTTTCAAGATGCCTCAGTTTGGAAGCCCAGATCTTAACGGGGTAGGGTCTGATATTGACTTTGGTGCATCTCTGAAACCAACAAATCTGGATATTTCTCCTCCAAATGCAAAAGTGAACATGAAACCAATGCAGTTGGTGGGGGATTTCACAGGTCCAAATGTTAGTGTTCCAAACATGCCGAACGCAGCGATGCGAAGTCCACAGCTAAATGTTAATGCTCCAAACATGCCGAACGCAGCGATGCGAG GTCCACAGCTAAATATTAATGCTCCAAACATGCCAAACGCAGCGATGCGAG GTCCACAGCTAAATGTTAATGCTCCAAACATGCCGAACGCATCGATGCGAGGTCCACAGCTAAATGTTAGGGCTCCAAACATGCTGAAAGCATCAATGCAAAGTCCACAGCTAAATGTAAATGCTCCAAACATGCCGAACGCAGCGATGCGGAAGCCACAGCTCCATCTCAAATCTCCAGATCTTAACATTGATGATccttcactacatttcagaggacCTTCGTATAGGAATCGCAGATCAGATATCCCAGGGGTTAACATGAGAATGGCTGTCCTGGATGTAGATCGAGTTGATTTCAGCCATACAGATCTCAACATTGATGATTTCACAGGAAAGGAGCATGTACTTAGAGCTAGAGGTTCCAAACCTAACCTCCAGGCACCACCTAACTATGGACAGGTGATCTCCCCATCAGGTGTTAATATTGGCATGAGGGACCCAAGACACTCTAGAAGAAGTCCTCCTGGTGATATGTATTCAAGGCAGCACGGAACAATGCAGCCGGTAACTTACGCACGTTTGCCACATGTTTCTCAAGATCCCAGAGTAAGAGTCCCTGGAGGTTCGGATGGATACTACATCACTGTTTTTGACAAACAAGCACAAAATCAGAGAATGCCAAACCGCAAATATAACACACTTGGGGGGCCTGGCTTTCATCCACAAGACATAGACCTTGAAGttccagaaaaaaattaccagaAAGGGGGTTCAACTTTCTTTTTCTCCGACCTCATGTAG